Proteins found in one Tsukamurella paurometabola DSM 20162 genomic segment:
- a CDS encoding holo-ACP synthase, which translates to MAVVGVGIDLVHVPDFAEQLARPGTTMLSSFSPAERRDAAGDVRSLAARWAAKEAVFKAFSSGYYAQRPAEKEVGAREVEVVSDAWGRPAVRVHGRIADDLGPDATIHVSLTHDGDTAAAVAVIEKT; encoded by the coding sequence ATGGCTGTGGTGGGCGTCGGGATCGATCTCGTGCACGTTCCCGACTTCGCCGAGCAGCTCGCGCGGCCGGGCACGACGATGCTGTCGTCGTTCAGCCCGGCCGAGCGGCGTGACGCGGCCGGGGACGTCCGTTCCTTGGCCGCCCGGTGGGCCGCCAAGGAGGCGGTCTTCAAAGCGTTCTCGTCGGGCTATTACGCTCAGCGGCCCGCTGAGAAAGAGGTCGGGGCGCGCGAGGTCGAGGTGGTCTCGGACGCCTGGGGACGGCCCGCGGTCCGGGTCCACGGCCGAATCGCGGACGACCTCGGGCCGGACGCGACGATCCATGTTTCACTCACCCACGACGGTGATACCGCGGCTGCGGTCGCGGTGATCGAGAAGACTTGA